A segment of the Candidatus Microthrix subdominans genome:
TTTGGGACGATTGGAGGTCACCCCCCGGCCCGTAATCATCCCAGAGTGGCCAGGACACGCTCCGGGGGCTCGCTCCGGCCCGTGGGCCCCGGCGGGCTCGCAAGCCGCCGTGGCAGGCTGATGGGACGACTGGAGGTTGTCATGGCCGGCAAGGGGTTCGAGTTCACCGACGAGTTGCGCAGCTATGTGATGGACCACTCGGCCCTCGCTTCGGAGACCGACGCGCTGGCCGCCGCCAAGGCGTGGATGATCGAGCGCACCCACGAGGCGCTGGCTGACGTTTCGGGCATGCAGATCGCACCCGAGCAGGGGCCGCTGCTCACGATGCTGGCCCAGACGCTCGACGCCAGGCTGATCGTCGAGGTGGGCACGTTCACCGGCCTGTCGGCGCTGTGCCTGGCCGAGGGCCTCGCCGATGGCGGCCGGGTGCTGTGCCACGACCGCAGCGAGGAGTGGACTGCCGTCGCCCGGGAAGGCTGGCGGCTTGCAGGCCTGAACGATCGCATCGAGCTGAGGCTGGGCCCGGCCGCCACGACCCTCGCCGACCTGCCCGACGAGCCGATCGACCTGGCCTTCATCGACGCCGACAAGGGCGGCTACATCGGTTACCACGACATGATCGTGCCCCGCCTCCGCGCCGGGGGGCTGCTCGTGGTTGACAACGTGCTGTGGTCGGGCCGGGTGGTCGATCCCAGCGCCGACGACGGAAACACGCGGGCCATCCGGGCCTACAACGACTATGCCGCCGCCGACGAGCGGGTCGACGTCACGATCGTGAACGTCGGTGACGGCCTGCTCCTGGCCCGCAAGCGGTAGCCCGCGGCACGACCGGCCTTGGTCCGGACGTGACAACACGGATGTGTGCATCGGCCCGTAGACGACCCTGCCATCACAAGCAGCTAGTCGCCCTGTGGGCCCGGGCGTTCGCCACGGGAAGCGAACAAGGGCGATCATGGGGGGCGTGACCCTCCTCGACCCGATCGAACTCGGACCTCGTACGGCCCCGAACCGGGTCCTGTTCGGTCCCCACGAGACCAACCTTGGTCGCAACCGCACGATCTCGGAGCGTCACGTCGCCTACTACGCACGACGAGCCGAGGGCGGGGCAGGAACGATTGTCGTCGAGGAGGCCTCTGTCCACCCGAGCGACTGGCCCTACGAACGGTCACCGCTGGCGTCGGAGTGCGGTCCTGGGTGGTCGGCCGTCGCGGACGCCTGCCGTCCCCACGGTGCACTGGTGTTGGCTGCGCTCGGGCATTCCGGAGGACAGGGCACCTCGCACTGGAGCCAACGCGAGCTGTGGGCCCCGTCCCGGGTGCCCGAGGTGGACACCCGCGAGGTGCCCAAGCAGATGGAGGCCGCCGACATCGAGGCGGTCGTCGCCGGGTTTGGCTCGGCGGCCGCCGACGCCCGGGCCGCCGGCCTCGACGGTGTCGAGGTCAATGCCGGACAGCACTCGCTGGTGCGCCAGTTCCTCTCCGGCTTGACCAACCAGCGGGGCGACGAGTGGGCCGACCGCACCCGCTTCGCGCGCGACGTGCTGGGCGCCATCCGGGCCGCGCAGGGCCCGGAGGGTGTGCTCGGCCTGCGGCTCAGCTGCGACGAGTACGCACCGTGGGCGGGCATCACGCCCGACGATGCCCCAACCCTTGCCGCCGAGTTGGGCGAGCTGATCGATTACCTGGTCGTCGTGTCGGGGTCGATCTACACCGTCGGCGCCACCCGGCCCGACACCCACGTGCCCGCCGGCTTCAACCTGGGGCTGTGCGCCTCGGTGCGCACCGCAATGAGCGCCGCCCACGGCGAACGGGTGGCGGTGATCGCCCAGGGGTCGATTGTCGACGTCGACATGGCAGGCAGCGCGCTGAGCGACGGCTCGGCCGACCTGGTCGAGATGACCCGGGCTCAGATCGCCGACCCCGACCTGGTCGCCAAGGCGTCGGCCGGTGTGAGCGACCAGATCCGCCCATGCGTCAGGTGCAACCAGCTGTGCAAGGTGCGCGACAACCGCAACCCGATCGTCAGCTGCATTGGCGAACCTCGCTCCGGCCACGAGACGACCGACGTCGAACCGCCCCGGCAGCTCGTGAGCGTCTCGACCCGGCCATCGCCTGCCCCCAAGGTGACCGTGATCGGCGCGGGGCCGGCCGGACTGGAGGCCGCACGGGTGGCGGCACTGCGCGGCTGCGAGGTCACC
Coding sequences within it:
- a CDS encoding O-methyltransferase, producing the protein MAGKGFEFTDELRSYVMDHSALASETDALAAAKAWMIERTHEALADVSGMQIAPEQGPLLTMLAQTLDARLIVEVGTFTGLSALCLAEGLADGGRVLCHDRSEEWTAVAREGWRLAGLNDRIELRLGPAATTLADLPDEPIDLAFIDADKGGYIGYHDMIVPRLRAGGLLVVDNVLWSGRVVDPSADDGNTRAIRAYNDYAAADERVDVTIVNVGDGLLLARKR
- a CDS encoding mycofactocin system FadH/OYE family oxidoreductase 1 translates to MGGVTLLDPIELGPRTAPNRVLFGPHETNLGRNRTISERHVAYYARRAEGGAGTIVVEEASVHPSDWPYERSPLASECGPGWSAVADACRPHGALVLAALGHSGGQGTSHWSQRELWAPSRVPEVDTREVPKQMEAADIEAVVAGFGSAAADARAAGLDGVEVNAGQHSLVRQFLSGLTNQRGDEWADRTRFARDVLGAIRAAQGPEGVLGLRLSCDEYAPWAGITPDDAPTLAAELGELIDYLVVVSGSIYTVGATRPDTHVPAGFNLGLCASVRTAMSAAHGERVAVIAQGSIVDVDMAGSALSDGSADLVEMTRAQIADPDLVAKASAGVSDQIRPCVRCNQLCKVRDNRNPIVSCIGEPRSGHETTDVEPPRQLVSVSTRPSPAPKVTVIGAGPAGLEAARVAALRGCEVTVIDAADRAGGAVPDWSAATGREPLVALVNWMESECRRLGVGFELSRRVGADEVAALAGEGRVVLATGSQPGERSYEVTSTAEVIPAGELMAGRLEGLEPGPVAIWDPIGGPIAVSIAELLVGEGRAVHLITGDQIIGNELSRTGDLAPANARLAQAGVTMHRRRILRKVRKRDVEVDNKFTGERERIVANALIDAGHRLPDDAFAAVDRSVARIGDCVAPRTIAQAVLEGRRWAQAMSLRHQ